The Methylocystis sp. ATCC 49242 region GCAGATACCAATATTCTATGCTTCGCGTTCGACGGGTCGTCCGTGGAATGCAGACAATAGATACACAAGCCGATATCTCGATCTCCCCGTCGAGCCGCTTTTTCCCTTCGGTCATGGGCTTTCCTATAGCCATGTCGTCCTGTCCAACCTTCGCGTCGCTCCAAGCGATATTTCTGCCGATGGGACCGTCGAGATCGTGATTGATGCGCAAAACATCGGCGCGTTCGAGACCGAAGAAACGATTTTTGTCTTCGCGCGCGACGTCGTTGCGAGCATCGCGCGACCGCTGATGGAATTGAAAGGATGGGTCAAGATCGTATTTTCACCCGGCGAGAGCAGGACGGTCGCCCTCACGTTGAGCGCGGATAGTTTCTCGTTTCCGGACGAGGACATGAAGCCAAAGATCGAGCCCGGACAGTTCGAAATTCTTGTCGGCCTCGACGCCGACAGGAAAAATCTGCTGGCGACCGTTCTGAACATAACGTCAACATAGATCGACGATTCGGGAGCGCATCATGTCTTTCGCCTGGTGGCAAAAGGGAGTCATCTATCAGATTTATCCGCGCTCCTTTCAGGATACGAATGGTGACGGCGTCGGCGATCTGGAAGGCGTGCGTCGGCGGCTCGATTATCTCGTCTGGCTTGGAGTCGATGCGATCTGGCTCTCGCCTTTCTATCCGTCGCCGATGCATGATTTCGGATATGACGTCGCCGACTATTGTAATGTCGACCCGCTGTTCGGCTCGCTGGCCGCCTTCGATGCGCTCCTGTCGGAAGCGCATCAGCGCGGTTTGAAGATTATCCTCGATTTCGTCCCCAACCATACTTCCAATGCGCATCCATGGTTTCTGGCGAGCAAGCGCTCCCGGAACGATCCGAAGCGCGACTGGTATATCTGGCGTGATGCGGCGGAGGATGGCGGGCCTCCGAACAATTGGGTCAGCCATTTTGGCGGTAGCGGCTGGACCTGGGACGAGGCGACACGACAATATTACTACCACGCCTTCCTGCCCGAGCAGCCAGACCTGAATTGGCGCAACCCGCAGGTTCGCGCCGCAATGCACGAGGTTTTGCGTTTCTGGCTGCGTCGTGGCGTAGACGGATTCCGCGTCGACGTGATTTCGCATCTCATCAAGGATGCTGCCTTTCGAGACAATCCGGTCAATCCCGGCTGGACGGGAAATGGCCCGGACATCATCCGTTTCAAGCAGACATTTTCATCCGATCAACCCGAAGTGCATGAGGTGATCGCCGGTCTTCGACAAGTCGTCGAAGAATTCGAGGATCGTTTGCTCATCGGCGAGATTTACCTTCCGCTCGACAGGCTGGTTGCTTACTATGGCGACAATTTGAAAGGAGCGCACCTGCCCTTCAATTTCCAGCTTCTCGATGCAGACTGGAACGCTGCGGGGATCGCCCGTTTGATCGGGAATTACGAGGCGGCGCTACCGAAAGGCGCTTGGCCGAATTGGGTGTTGAGCAATCATGACCGGCCCCGCGTCGCTGCGCGTGTCGGCGCGGGGCAATCACGCGTCGCAACCATGCTGCTTCTGACATTGCGCGGCACGCCGACGCTTTTTTATGGCGACGAAATCGGCATTGGCCATGTGGAGGTGCCGCCGGAGCGATTTCAGGATCCATGGGCAAAGCGCGAGCCCGGTCTCGGCGTCGGCCGCGATCCGTCGCGAACGCCGATGCAATGGGACGCGAGCGTTTTTGCCGGCTTTTCGACGCGCGAGCCCTGGCTTCCGCTGACGGCCGATCACGAAACGCGAAATGTCTCGACGATGAGCGGCGATGAAACGTCGATCCTCGCTCTCGCGAGAAAACTGCTCCGCTTCAGGCGTGAACACGCCGCGGTCAACTGTGGCGCCTGGCGACTTCTGTCGAGTGACGATGACGTTTTGGCTTACGAGCGTAGAAGCGAAAATGAGCGCGTTTGCGTTGCGCTCAATTTCTCCAACACCACGAAGCGGTGGCGATCGGCAATGTGCGAAAGCGCCACAATTGTGTTATCGACGCTAGGCGATCGGGTTAATGAGCCCGTCGGATCGGACGTCCTGTTGCGCGCCAACGAGGGCGTCCTCATTCAATAACTCCCGCCGGGCCGGCGGCGGCGCGGCGAAATGCCTCACTTCCGAGAGAGGCGAAATCGACGACTGTCGTTGAACTTCCAGAATTGCGTTGAAGACTCTAACATTCTGCGACCGCCATTCGGCCAGTCGCTCAACATGCGACCACCGCCAACGATCGATGATCCTCAATGACTGAAAAAAGAAACACATCGCCTGTCTCGTCCGCCTCTATGACAAGCGCTCGTTCGGGAGTCGGCCGCTTCGTGCGCTTTTTCTCCCAGATCGGCATTGGCGATGTGCCGCTCGTCGGCGGAAAGAACGCCTCGCTCGGGGAAATGTATCGAGAGCTGACTGCGAAAGGCATCCGTGTTCCCAACGGGTTTGCGATTACCGCCGAGGCCTATCGCCATACACTCGAGCACGCCGACGCATGGCCTGCGTTGAAGGAATCGCTCGAGGGGCTGAACCCGGACGACGTCGACGATCTGGCGCGGCGCGCGGCGCGGGCTCGTCAAATCGTTTATGACGCCGCGCCGCCGCCCGATCTCGAAGCCGATATTCGCGACGCGTTCGCGCAATTGAGAGAGGAATACGGCGCCGAACTGACCGTGGCGGTGCGCTCCTCCGCCACCGCGGAGGACTTGCCGAGCGCGAGCTTCGCCGGGCAGCACGACACCTATCTGAATGTCCGCGGCGAAGCGGCCGTGATCGACGCCGTCCGGCATTGTCTGGCGAGTCTTTTTACCGACCGCGCCATTCGGTATCGCATCGACAATGGTTTCGACCATTTCAAGGTCTATAATTCCGTTGGCGTCATGAAAATGGTGCGCTCGGACCTCGCAGCGTCCGGCGTCATCTTCACGATCGATACGGAGACCGGATTCGAGGACGTCGTTTTCATCACCGGCGCCTATGGCCTTGGCGAAAATGTCGTGCAGGGCGCTGTCGATCCCGACGAGTTCTACGTCTTCAAGCCAACCTATCGCCAAGGCAAGCGCGCCGTGCTGAAGCGCACGCTCGGACCGAAAAAGATCAAGATGATCTTTTCCGACCGGGGACGCATGACAACCCGCAACATGCCGACCGACCGGAAGGAAAGAGAGAAATTCTGCATCTCCGACGACGAAGTCGTGACGCTCGCGGGTCAGGCCATCGCCATCGAGGAACATTACAGCGCCAAGGCGGGCGTTCACCGTCCCATGGATATCGAATGGGCGAAGGACGGCGTAGATGGCGAACTTTACATAGTTCAGGCCCGCCCCGAAACCGTGGCGTCCCGCCGCGACAGGAATGTCGTCGAGGAATACAGGGTCCGCAAGCACGGTCCTCTAAAGGTAGAGGGCCGCGCTGTCGGCACGAAGATCGCGCTGGGCAAGGCGCGCATTATCGAACACGCGAGTGAGCTGTCGAGTTTTATGCCGGGAGAAATTCTGGTCGCGGATACGACGTCGCCTGACTGGGGCACGGTGATGAAGTCGGCCGCGGGCATTGTGACGAACCGCGGCGGCCGCACCTGTCACGCCGCCATCGTCGCGCGTGAACTCGGCATTCCTGCGATTGTCGGAACCGACGCGGCGACGCGCGTCATCCGCACGGGCGATTTGATTGCGGTCAGTTGCGCCGAGGGTGACGTCGGCAGGGTCTATGAGGGCGCGATCGAGTTCGAGGTCGAGAAGACGAACCTGAAGACAGTGCCGAAGCCCGCAACGCATATCATGATGAACGTCGGTAATCCCGATATTGCCTTCAGCTTGGCGGCCTTGCCAAATGACGGCGTCGGGCTTGCGCGCATGGAGTTCATCATCGCTGAGTCGATCAAAGCTCATCCGATGGCGCTGGTCCATCCGGAACGGCTCGACGCGCGTGAGCGCGAGGCGATTGCGAAAATCACCGCACAATACGAGAGCCCGAGCGACTACTTTATTCAGCGTCTGTCTGAGGGGGTCGCGACGATCGCGGCGGCGTTCTATCCCAAGCCTGTCGTCGTGCGCATGTCGGATTTCAAGAGCAACGAATATGCGTCGCTTCTCGGCGGACGCGTTTTCGAAGGTGACGAAGCCAATCCCATGATCGGTTTTCGTGGCGCGTCGCGCTATGCGCATCCCGCCTATCGCGAAGGCTTCGCGCTCGAATGCGCGGCGATGAAACGCGTGCGCGAGGATCTCGGGCTTACGAATGTCAAGTTGATGATCCCGTTCTGCCGTCGCATCGAAGAGGCCGAGAGAGTGATTGCGCTGATGCGCGAACTTGGTCTCGAACGCGGCGAAAACGGGCTTGAAATCTACGTGATGTGCGAGATCCCGAACAATGTCATGCTCATCGATGCGTTCTCGAAACACTTCGACGGGTTCTCGATCGGCTCGAACGACCTCACCCAGCTGACGCTCGGCGTCGACCGCGACTCTGAAATCGTCGCATTTGATTTCGACGAGCGTGACGAAGGGGTCAAGACCATTATTCGCATGGCGGTGGAGGGCGCACGGCGCAATGGGCGACATTGCGGCATTTGCGGACAGGCGCCTTCGGATTATCCGGAGATGGCGGAGTTCCTCGTCCGTCTCGGAATCGATTCGATCAGCCTGAACCCGGACACGATCCTTCGCACGACGCTCCGCATCGTCGATCTGGAGCGTACGCTCGGTCGCGGCGGACGGGACAGGAAATAGATCGCTGCGAGTTCGCCGACCACGGATCGGCGGCGTTCTCGCGCATCAAGACTACGATCGCGCGAAACGGATGGCGTGTCCGTTTCGCGTTCATTCCTGGGCTTCGCCTTCCGGTCCGCTCGACGCGGCAAGCACCATTTTCACGAGCGCAGCGAGATTGCCGGCTTGCATCTTCGCCATGATGTTTGCGCGATGGACCTCGGTGGTGCGGATGCTGATGCCGAGCTCATGTGCGATGACCTTGTTCGATTGGCCTTTGAGGAGACCCGCGAGGATCTCGTTTTCGCGCTTGGTCAGGCTGGCGAGCCGATCCTTGGTCGCCTGCGTTTCACGACTGCGCGATTGTTCCATGCTCCGTCGCGCGAATGCGGCGTCGACGGCCGCGAGCAGCGCGTGGTCTTCGAAAGGTTTTTCCAGCAAATCCACGGCGCCGAGCTTCATCGCCTCGACGGCGAGAGGCACGTGCGCGTGCGCGGTCAGGACGATGACCGGCATGGCGATCCGATCCTCTTTCATCCGCGCGATGAGCTCGATGCCGCTCATTTCCGGCATGCGAACGTCGGTTATCACGCAACCTTCGCGATTCGTGGCGACGGCCTTCAGAAACGCCGGCGCAGAGGGGTACGTGTGGACGCTGAAGCCTTCCGTACTCAACAGAAGCCCGACAGCATCGCGCATTGCCGCATCATCGTCGATCAGGTGAACTATTTTCGTGTCGTTCATGTTTCCTCTTCCGCATTTTGCAGAGGCAGCGTGAAGCTGAAAACGGCCCCGCCTCGGGGATTCGGTTTTGCCCAGATTCGCCCGTAATGCGCTTCGATGATGGATCGCGAAATCGACAGCCCGACGCCCATGCCCTTCTCTTTCGTGGTCGCAAAAGGTTCGAAGAAATCTTCTTCGACATTTCCGGCCAACCCTCCGCCGGTGTCCGTGACGTCGACGCGAATTGTCCTGTCGTCGGGATTGGACGTGGAGACGATCAATTCCCGCTTTTCCGTTTCTTGCATCGCCTCCATCGCATTGCGCATGAGGATGACGAGAACCTGTTGCAGCTGGGCCCTGTCCGCCACCACATCGTCTCTGCTCGCGTTGCGTTCCAGACGTATCTGCGCGTCTGTTTTGGCGCCGTCCGCCAGCATCGAGTCGTAAGTGTTCAGGATCAGCTCGTGCACGCTCACGAGGGTTTTGTCGGGCTCGCCGCGCGCAACCAGTTGCCGCAGGCTGTTGACGATTTTCCCTGCGCGCAATGTCTGGATTGTCGCCTTGTCGATCAATTCGACAATATTCGTTCCGGCTTCTTGCGGCGGTCTTTCCAGCAATCGCCGCGCGACCTTGAGATAGGTGGCGGTCGCCGCGAGCGGCTGATTGATCTCATGTGCGAGCTTCCCGGCCATTCCGGCCATGGCGTCGAGACGGCCCCTGTTCAGTTTTTCTACCCGCTGCTGAACTTTTCGTTGCTCGGACAGATCCTTGACGAAGCCGATAAGGATGCGTCGATGATCGTATCGGGCCTCCGAAAGACTGAATTCCGCAGGAAAGACTTTTCCGTTTCGGCGACGCGCCTCGACTTCCCATCTGTGGCCGATTCCGGCCTCGAGGGCGCGGAGGTCATTGGCCTCCTTGGTTTCGGGTCTGGTCGCGACGTCGCTCAGCAGCGCTGTGATATTGCATGCAGCCAGTTCCCCGGCGTCGTATCCGAACATCGAAAGCGCAGCCCGATTGACGGACTGGATACGACCGTCTGAATCCATCGTGATGACGGCGTCCTGTGCGCCGTCGATCATGGCCTGCAATCGCGCGGCGGTTTCGGCGAGGGCTATTTCGGATCTCTTGCGTTCGGTAACATCGGACACATAGCCGTGCCAGACGAGTTTGCCGTCTTGTTCGCAGACAGGCGCAGCCTGAGCCTCAAGCCATATTGCTCCCTTTTCCGGATGCTCGAAACGAAATTCGACATCCCAGTGGGAGAGGCTGTGCGCCGACTCGACAAGCGCGGCGTTGAGATGGTCGTGATCCGCGACATGAACGCGTCGATAGAAGACGCGCGCGTCTGCGCAAATATCCTCGGCGGCGACGCCGAACACGGCTTTGGCCTTGGGCGAGACGTAGCGATAGGCGATGTGACTGTCGTCGCCAAGATAGAATGAAAACACCACGCCGGGAGTCGTGGCGGCGACGCTCTCCAATTGCTCCGCCAATTGTGCGCGTTCCTGATGCGCCCGTGCGGCGACTTTTTCATCCGTAACATCGCGCGCGACGCCGACGACGCGCACCGGCTTGCCGTTCTCGAACGCCGTCTGGCCGCGCGACGAGACCCAGCGAATGGCGCCGTCCGTCACTCTGCGAATTCGATACTCGGCGTGATAAAGCCCGTTGCCGGATGGCTCGAGCGCCGCACGCAAAGCCTCGCGCGGCCGGGAAACGTCGTTGGGAAGGATGGTTCGAAACACCACATCCGGATTGACGTCGACATCGGGCGCCAAACCGAAGATCGAACGAAATTCGTCGTTGACGATAGCGGCGTTTTTTCCAAGATCGAGAAGCCATGTCCCGATGGCGCCTGCGGAAATCGCGATCTGGAGATGCCGGGTCGCGATATTCAGCCGTTCGGCGATTTCGCGTTTTTCCTGCGATTCGTTGAGGCGAAGCCGCGTGCGATGCAGGATTTCGGTGATGATGGAAAGGACCGTGCAGCTGGCGATGAAGAGCGACAGGCCAAAAGGATAGGCGGCGGTCTCCACCGGCCTGAACCAGAGATGCGAAACAAAGGCCCCTGAAAAAGTTGCGAACAGGCCGGGGTAGAATCCGCCGAGAACGGCGGCGATTTCCACGGCAGGGTAGAGGGTCGCAAATGTAAAATGCCCTTCGAGCCCGCTCGCAAGCGCGACGCGCGCCGACGTCCCGATGGCGACGGCCAAGGCCGCGATCGCCAGACGCCACCATAGCGGCGACGCGTAAACGGACGCGACCCAGCTGGTCGCGGCGTCGACGCGTCGCATGAACGATGGAGTCGTTACGAAGGGTTTCATGTCAGGGAGTGGGGCGACCATTGGGAGTTCCGGCCAAACGCATTCGTCTCTCGCTTCCTATGCTGCTCACAGGGGAAGGCGAGGAGCGCGCCGCCTCGACCGATGGCTCTAGTTTCCGCTTTTACAACGCCTTTGTCGACGTTCGAGTAAGATTTTTCCCGGACGCCGCCGGAAAGGCGGGATAGGCCTCATTAAGGCCAAGGCAAAGGTTTAGCGCTCGATCTTGCTGTCATTTCAAACGCTACGAAGCGGCGCGCCACGCCTTCGGTCTGTCGTGAAAAAACATTGTGATACGACCCGCCTCGTGACGTCTGCGCCGTCTCGGCGCACCCGAACTCCATCCATGAAATACCCGCTCCGACGGGCGCCGATCCTGTCGTCGGAACCCGAACATGGGGTCGCTGCGACGTTAGATCGCTCCTGCGACGCTTTTGCTATTGAACTATAGTTAAGGTTGCATATTATCACGAAACGTCAAGTTCTGGTTGTATCGTGATTTGTGCGGGAAAGCGTCGGCCTGACAAGGGCTTGTGACGACGGAAACTCTTGTTTCCGCGTTGGCGTGCGCATCCCCCGGGCCTCGTGGCAGGGGTCGCGTCGTGTCGAGAAACATCGGGGCTGTCGCCGAAAGGCGGCGCGATGCGGGCCTCTGCATCGCATGCGGGCGGAGTGTTGCGGTGAACCTTGAAAAGGTCGATTGCGCGGAGAGTCTCGACTCTGGATCGTTCCTGCGCGGGGCGATTGACGCGTTGCCGCATCAGATCGCCGTGCTCGACCACGATGGCGTGGTGATCGCCGTGAACGAATCCTGGAAACGCTTCGCGCATGAAAACGGTGCCTCTTCGCGCGCGGCTTTCGTCGGAGCGGATTATCTCCATAACTGCCGCGCCGCCGCGGAGACCGACATTTACGCGCTCAGAACGCTTGTCGGATTCGGCGATATTCTCGCGGGCGAGCGCGACCAGTTCTCGATCGAATATCCATGTCGCGCGCCCGGAAACGAACGATGGTTCCTGATGCATGCGGCGCGCGTGAATCAACCGCCCGCAGCGGTGGTCGTCAGCCACACGGAGATCACCGATCGCAAGCGCATGGAAGAAGCGCTGAGGCGCGGTCAGGAGGATTTCGCGCTCGCGCAACAGGTCGGACAGATCGGCTGGTGGCGCCTGGAGACGAAGAAGAACGAATTGACATGGTCCGATGAAACGCGCCGCATATTCGACGCGGAACAAGTCGCTCCGCTGACCTATGATGACTTCATCGCCATGGTGCATCCTGATGATCGGGCCATCGTCAATGGACGATGGGACGCGGCGTTGAACGGCGAGGCCTATGACGTCGAACATCGCATATTTGCGGGTGGCTGTGTGAAATGGGTGCGAGAAAAGGCCTATCTGGAGTTCGACGCCGCTGGCGCAGTAGCGAGCGCATTCGGCATCGTGCAGGACATAACGGAACGCAAGGCCGCTGAAGCGGCGCTGCGCGACGCTGACCGGCGAAAGGACGAGTTTCTCGCGACGCTGGCGCATGAACTGCGCAATCCGCTCACGCCGATCCGAAACGCCGTCCATCTCCTGCGCCTCAATTCCGAGACTCCCGGCAGGGAGAACCGTAATCCCAGGCTGTTCGAGATGGTCGAACGGCAGGTCAGTCATCTTGTCCGTCTTGTCGACGACCTTCTCGAAGTGTCGCGGATCACGCGTGGCAAGATCGAGTTGAGGAAGGAGCGCCTCGATCTGACGGCGCTCCTTCGTCATGTCGTCGACGCCAGCCAGCCGGCTATTCAGCGTGGTGGTCATGAGCTTCGGATGGACCTGCCGTCTGCGCCCCTGATCCTCGACGCTGACCCCGTGCGGCTTTCGCAAATCTTCACGAATCTTCTCGACAACGCGGCCAAATACACCGAGGCGGGCGGGACCATTACGCTGACTGCGGCGCGACAAGGCGCCGCCGCGACGATCAGCGTGCGCGACAACGGCGTCGGCATTCCTGCGGAATTGTTGCCTCGCGTGTTCGACATATTCACGCAGGTCGATCGGTCGTTAGGCCGGGCGCAAGGCGGGCTCGGCATCGGCCTTGCGCTCGTTCGCAGCCTGGTGGAGATGCACGGAGGTTCGGTCGAGGCCGACAGCGCGGGGCTGGGTCGTGGAAGCACATTTGTCGTTCGTCTGCCGCTGGCGGCGGGCGGCGCCGCGGACAGCGAGACAGAAGACGGCGCGCTTCAGGGAGCGATGGTTTCCCGTCGGGTTCTGGTGATCGATGATGATCGGGACGTGGCCGACAGTCTTGCGATGTTTCTCGAGACGATGGGAGCGACGGTGCGGGCGGCCTACAGCGGCGACGCGGGGCTTGACGCGCTCGGCGAATTTGATCCGGAACTCGTTTTCCTCGATCTCGGCATGCCGCGAATGGACGGCTACGAGACCGCCCGCCGTATCCGCTCGCGGCCGGAGGGACGAAGGCTTCCCCTGGTGGCGCTGACCGGATGGGGGCAGGATCAGGTCTGCGCGCGCGCCCGCGCGGCCGGTTTCGACCGGCACCTCACAAAGCCTGCCGACCTCGACGCGCTGCAGAACCTGCTGGTTTCGCTCTGACGCTCAGACCGCTTTGAGGCCCGCGCGCCCGGCCGAGCCGTAAATTTCCTCGACGGCGGTCCATTGGGTTCCGCAATCGACCGGCGCATTCCGGTCTCGTGACCCGGCGCCCGATCAGCAACCAGGCCGGCTTTGGCTTCTCGCGTGGAAAAGCGAGAACGGCATTGCCGGCCGTCGTCCAGACGCCTCGATGATCGAGAGCCCGGCGCGCAATCCATAGAATTTGTTCATGTAATCACAAAAGCTTTGATGTTGACAAGCGATTGACGAAATCTCAGATTGCGTAAATGAATTACAATAACAAAAATAAGCACTTATACGGATGGGCTCCCTTTGTCGAGGTTCATGGCGTCTTCGTTACAGCCTGCTGCGACGGCCCCTATGTCGCCCGCTCGGCGGCCGAGGGGAATGAAAACTGGAGCTACTGGTATGTAGCCGGGCGGGATGGCCTCACGAATGCCTGGCGTGTCGGAGACGCCAATTGCGATTTGCGGCCGGCCCGCGTGTTTTCGCGGAAGCAGCCGCGAACGCCCTGAATGAAGCTCTGAAGGCGAAGCCGTCGAAACGGATTCTGGCAGAGCCGCCAATGGCGCGCCGGTGATCGATGCCGACTTCATCCCCCGGCGCGGCGGGGGTGAGCTTTTGTCGCTTTCGGATGGTGAGCGGCGCAGGCTTTTCATGAAGGCGTTCTAGCGCCCCGGCGTCAGCGCCTCCTTCATACGTCGATGCGTGCTCTCGAAGGCGGGCGCATAGGTCGGGTTTACGTTAGGCGCCTGAATCTCGATATAATTTCCGCCCTTCGCAATTCCGTTGTCCAATATCGCCCTGAAATCATCGATGGTTTCGCATGTGCGGGCGACGAAGGGCTT contains the following coding sequences:
- a CDS encoding ATP-binding protein yields the protein MNLEKVDCAESLDSGSFLRGAIDALPHQIAVLDHDGVVIAVNESWKRFAHENGASSRAAFVGADYLHNCRAAAETDIYALRTLVGFGDILAGERDQFSIEYPCRAPGNERWFLMHAARVNQPPAAVVVSHTEITDRKRMEEALRRGQEDFALAQQVGQIGWWRLETKKNELTWSDETRRIFDAEQVAPLTYDDFIAMVHPDDRAIVNGRWDAALNGEAYDVEHRIFAGGCVKWVREKAYLEFDAAGAVASAFGIVQDITERKAAEAALRDADRRKDEFLATLAHELRNPLTPIRNAVHLLRLNSETPGRENRNPRLFEMVERQVSHLVRLVDDLLEVSRITRGKIELRKERLDLTALLRHVVDASQPAIQRGGHELRMDLPSAPLILDADPVRLSQIFTNLLDNAAKYTEAGGTITLTAARQGAAATISVRDNGVGIPAELLPRVFDIFTQVDRSLGRAQGGLGIGLALVRSLVEMHGGSVEADSAGLGRGSTFVVRLPLAAGGAADSETEDGALQGAMVSRRVLVIDDDRDVADSLAMFLETMGATVRAAYSGDAGLDALGEFDPELVFLDLGMPRMDGYETARRIRSRPEGRRLPLVALTGWGQDQVCARARAAGFDRHLTKPADLDALQNLLVSL
- the ppsA gene encoding phosphoenolpyruvate synthase: MTSARSGVGRFVRFFSQIGIGDVPLVGGKNASLGEMYRELTAKGIRVPNGFAITAEAYRHTLEHADAWPALKESLEGLNPDDVDDLARRAARARQIVYDAAPPPDLEADIRDAFAQLREEYGAELTVAVRSSATAEDLPSASFAGQHDTYLNVRGEAAVIDAVRHCLASLFTDRAIRYRIDNGFDHFKVYNSVGVMKMVRSDLAASGVIFTIDTETGFEDVVFITGAYGLGENVVQGAVDPDEFYVFKPTYRQGKRAVLKRTLGPKKIKMIFSDRGRMTTRNMPTDRKEREKFCISDDEVVTLAGQAIAIEEHYSAKAGVHRPMDIEWAKDGVDGELYIVQARPETVASRRDRNVVEEYRVRKHGPLKVEGRAVGTKIALGKARIIEHASELSSFMPGEILVADTTSPDWGTVMKSAAGIVTNRGGRTCHAAIVARELGIPAIVGTDAATRVIRTGDLIAVSCAEGDVGRVYEGAIEFEVEKTNLKTVPKPATHIMMNVGNPDIAFSLAALPNDGVGLARMEFIIAESIKAHPMALVHPERLDAREREAIAKITAQYESPSDYFIQRLSEGVATIAAAFYPKPVVVRMSDFKSNEYASLLGGRVFEGDEANPMIGFRGASRYAHPAYREGFALECAAMKRVREDLGLTNVKLMIPFCRRIEEAERVIALMRELGLERGENGLEIYVMCEIPNNVMLIDAFSKHFDGFSIGSNDLTQLTLGVDRDSEIVAFDFDERDEGVKTIIRMAVEGARRNGRHCGICGQAPSDYPEMAEFLVRLGIDSISLNPDTILRTTLRIVDLERTLGRGGRDRK
- a CDS encoding alpha-amylase family glycosyl hydrolase → MSFAWWQKGVIYQIYPRSFQDTNGDGVGDLEGVRRRLDYLVWLGVDAIWLSPFYPSPMHDFGYDVADYCNVDPLFGSLAAFDALLSEAHQRGLKIILDFVPNHTSNAHPWFLASKRSRNDPKRDWYIWRDAAEDGGPPNNWVSHFGGSGWTWDEATRQYYYHAFLPEQPDLNWRNPQVRAAMHEVLRFWLRRGVDGFRVDVISHLIKDAAFRDNPVNPGWTGNGPDIIRFKQTFSSDQPEVHEVIAGLRQVVEEFEDRLLIGEIYLPLDRLVAYYGDNLKGAHLPFNFQLLDADWNAAGIARLIGNYEAALPKGAWPNWVLSNHDRPRVAARVGAGQSRVATMLLLTLRGTPTLFYGDEIGIGHVEVPPERFQDPWAKREPGLGVGRDPSRTPMQWDASVFAGFSTREPWLPLTADHETRNVSTMSGDETSILALARKLLRFRREHAAVNCGAWRLLSSDDDVLAYERRSENERVCVALNFSNTTKRWRSAMCESATIVLSTLGDRVNEPVGSDVLLRANEGVLIQ
- the fixJ gene encoding response regulator FixJ, encoding MNDTKIVHLIDDDAAMRDAVGLLLSTEGFSVHTYPSAPAFLKAVATNREGCVITDVRMPEMSGIELIARMKEDRIAMPVIVLTAHAHVPLAVEAMKLGAVDLLEKPFEDHALLAAVDAAFARRSMEQSRSRETQATKDRLASLTKRENEILAGLLKGQSNKVIAHELGISIRTTEVHRANIMAKMQAGNLAALVKMVLAASSGPEGEAQE
- a CDS encoding PAS domain S-box protein, whose product is MVAPLPDMKPFVTTPSFMRRVDAATSWVASVYASPLWWRLAIAALAVAIGTSARVALASGLEGHFTFATLYPAVEIAAVLGGFYPGLFATFSGAFVSHLWFRPVETAAYPFGLSLFIASCTVLSIITEILHRTRLRLNESQEKREIAERLNIATRHLQIAISAGAIGTWLLDLGKNAAIVNDEFRSIFGLAPDVDVNPDVVFRTILPNDVSRPREALRAALEPSGNGLYHAEYRIRRVTDGAIRWVSSRGQTAFENGKPVRVVGVARDVTDEKVAARAHQERAQLAEQLESVAATTPGVVFSFYLGDDSHIAYRYVSPKAKAVFGVAAEDICADARVFYRRVHVADHDHLNAALVESAHSLSHWDVEFRFEHPEKGAIWLEAQAAPVCEQDGKLVWHGYVSDVTERKRSEIALAETAARLQAMIDGAQDAVITMDSDGRIQSVNRAALSMFGYDAGELAACNITALLSDVATRPETKEANDLRALEAGIGHRWEVEARRRNGKVFPAEFSLSEARYDHRRILIGFVKDLSEQRKVQQRVEKLNRGRLDAMAGMAGKLAHEINQPLAATATYLKVARRLLERPPQEAGTNIVELIDKATIQTLRAGKIVNSLRQLVARGEPDKTLVSVHELILNTYDSMLADGAKTDAQIRLERNASRDDVVADRAQLQQVLVILMRNAMEAMQETEKRELIVSTSNPDDRTIRVDVTDTGGGLAGNVEEDFFEPFATTKEKGMGVGLSISRSIIEAHYGRIWAKPNPRGGAVFSFTLPLQNAEEET